A region of the Flintibacter sp. KGMB00164 genome:
TGCAGGCCGTAGGGCAGAGAACCAGCCACTTCGTCCTTCAGATGCAGCAGGTTCTGCTCCTCCAGCAGGGCCAGGGACTCCTCCCGCATCCGCTTCTCCTCCGCGGCGTTGAGCCGGAAGGTAGCGGAGAAGACGTTCTGCTTGGCACGCATGTGCTTGGCGATGAGTACGTTATCCAGCACCGACAGCTTGGAAAACAGGCGGATGTTCTGGAAGGTACGGGCAATGCCCAGCTGGGTGATTTTATCCGGGGTGGGGTTGAGGGTATGGGTGTACTTGCCCTTGTTTTCCCCGGCATACAGCTTCTGCATCTTGCCCTTGGGGAAGTTCTCCACCATGGGCTGATCCAGGAAGGAGATTCGGCCGTTGGTAGGCTCATAGACTCCGGTGATGCAGTTGAAGGCGGTGGTCTTACCGGCGCCGTTGGGGCCGATGAGAGCCACGATCTCTCCCTTGTTTACCTCCAGGGACAGGTCATTGACGGCCACCACGCCGCCAAACTGCATGGTGATGTGTTCCAGTTGGAGGACATGTTCCAGGCTCATTTCGCCACCTCCTTGGTTTTCTTACGGGGTTTGAGCAGATCTGTGATCTCCTTGTTGCCCATGATGCCCTGACGGAAGAAGAGCACCACGATCATGATGACCACGGAGAAGACCACCATGCGGAAGCCGTTGCGGAACAGGCCCAGCTTGATGCCCAGGAAAGAGCCCATGTCCAGGCCGCGCAGCCACCACTCGGAGCAGGCCACATACAGGAAGGTGGACAGGACAGAGCCGGAGATGGAGCCAATGCCGCCGATGACCACGATGAGCAGGATCTCATAGGTCATGGTGGAGGTGTACACCTTGGCCTGGGCGTTGTTGGCGAACATGGCAAACAGTGCGCCGCCCACGCCGGAGAAGAAGGAGCTGATGACGAAGGAGAGCATCTTGTGCTTGGCCAGGTTGATGCCCATGGCCTCCGCGGCGATCTCGTCCTCCCGGATGGCCTTGAAGGCCCGGCCGTAGGAGGAGTTGATGAGCATGACAATGATGGCCACGCAGATGATCATGATGAGCATGGGGAAGAAGGAGGACAGGTAGAACACCACCTTGCCGCTGGAGTCGGTGATGTTGAAGTTGTTGAAGGTGGGAATCTGGGTGATCATGTTGGCACCGTTGGTGATGGGGCCCAGAGCCTGCCACTGGAAGATGGCCCGGATGATCTCGGCAAAGCCCAGGGTGGCAATGGCCAGATAGTCACTCTTGAGGCGCAGCACCGGCAGGCCGATCAGGTAGGCAAAGAAAGCTGCCACGCAGCCGCCCAGAATGATGGCCAGCAGCACGCCAAGAATGAGGCCAGCCGGGGTGTCCACCCCGCCGAACAGGTCAGGCAGGGAGAATTTTACCGCCGAGCCGCCGAACAGGTAGTACACCGTGTCCTTGGCGGATACAGGGACTGTGAGGATGGCGTAGGTGTAGGCACCCAGCAGCATAAAGCCCGCCTGGCCCAGGGAGAACAGGCCGGTAAAGCCGTTGACCAGGTTCATGGACACGGCCACCAGGGAGTACACCGCACCCTTTTTCAGGACCACAAACAGCTGGCTGGTGGAGGGGAGGGTGTTCTCCAGTACAGTCACCAGAACCAGCACCAGAATCGCGGCGGCCAGCCCCAGCAGGGCGCCCCGTTTGCTTCGTTTCTCTTGAATCATAGTGCTACCTCCTTACACCTTATCCGTGGCCTTTTCACCGAACAGTCCGGTGGGCTTAAAGACCAGAATGATGATCAGCAGGGCAAAGGTAAAGGCGTCCACGAAGGTGGTGGCACCCTCAAAGGGCAGGATCTTCACGAAGTTCTCGCAGATGCCGATGAGGAACGCGCCGATCACCGCGCCGGGGATGGAGCCGATGCCGCCGAACACCGCGGCCACGAAGGCCTTCAGACCGGGCATGGAGCCCACCGTGGGGACCACGGAGGAGTAGGTGGTGAAGTAGAGCATGGAGCCGATGGCTG
Encoded here:
- a CDS encoding ABC transporter ATP-binding protein; this encodes MSLEHVLQLEHITMQFGGVVAVNDLSLEVNKGEIVALIGPNGAGKTTAFNCITGVYEPTNGRISFLDQPMVENFPKGKMQKLYAGENKGKYTHTLNPTPDKITQLGIARTFQNIRLFSKLSVLDNVLIAKHMRAKQNVFSATFRLNAAEEKRMREESLALLEEQNLLHLKDEVAGSLPYGLQRHLEIARALATQPKLLLLDEPAAGMNPQETQELSQFIHRIRDEYNLTILIIEHHMDLVMQISDRIYVLDFGKLIAQGTPAEIQNNPRVIEAYLGVADDAED
- a CDS encoding branched-chain amino acid ABC transporter permease — its product is MIQEKRSKRGALLGLAAAILVLVLVTVLENTLPSTSQLFVVLKKGAVYSLVAVSMNLVNGFTGLFSLGQAGFMLLGAYTYAILTVPVSAKDTVYYLFGGSAVKFSLPDLFGGVDTPAGLILGVLLAIILGGCVAAFFAYLIGLPVLRLKSDYLAIATLGFAEIIRAIFQWQALGPITNGANMITQIPTFNNFNITDSSGKVVFYLSSFFPMLIMIICVAIIVMLINSSYGRAFKAIREDEIAAEAMGINLAKHKMLSFVISSFFSGVGGALFAMFANNAQAKVYTSTMTYEILLIVVIGGIGSISGSVLSTFLYVACSEWWLRGLDMGSFLGIKLGLFRNGFRMVVFSVVIMIVVLFFRQGIMGNKEITDLLKPRKKTKEVAK